One Terriglobia bacterium genomic region harbors:
- the larB gene encoding nickel pincer cofactor biosynthesis protein LarB, which yields MDATSLKKLFAQVRAGALSPDEAVARLRHMPFEDLGFAKVDHHRRLRAGMPEVIFSRGKTPQQVAQIFKKLAAHGGNVLATKADREHFRAVKKLTPKAEYHELAQAIVLNCDKTVYGKGTIVVVSAGTSDIPVAEEALVTAEVMGNQVAHLYDVGVAGIHRLLSNRNVLDQARVVIVCAGMEGALPSVVGGLLSVPVIAVPTSIGYGASFNGLAALLGMLNSCASNVSVVNIDNGFGAGYVAAMINRS from the coding sequence ATGGACGCCACCTCGCTCAAAAAACTCTTCGCCCAGGTCCGCGCCGGCGCGCTTTCGCCCGACGAAGCGGTGGCCCGCCTGCGTCACATGCCTTTTGAAGATTTGGGCTTCGCCAAAGTTGACCATCATCGCCGCTTGCGCGCGGGCATGCCGGAAGTGATTTTCTCGCGCGGCAAGACGCCCCAACAAGTCGCGCAGATTTTCAAGAAGCTCGCGGCCCACGGCGGCAACGTGCTTGCTACCAAGGCTGACCGTGAGCATTTTCGCGCCGTCAAGAAACTCACGCCGAAAGCGGAATATCACGAGCTGGCGCAAGCCATCGTCCTCAATTGCGATAAGACGGTTTACGGCAAGGGGACCATCGTGGTGGTTTCCGCCGGAACCAGCGACATTCCAGTGGCGGAAGAAGCCCTGGTCACCGCCGAAGTCATGGGCAACCAGGTCGCGCACCTTTACGACGTGGGCGTCGCCGGCATCCATCGGCTGCTATCGAACAGGAACGTGCTGGACCAGGCCCGGGTGGTGATTGTGTGCGCAGGGATGGAAGGCGCGCTGCCCAGCGTGGTGGGCGGGCTGCTGAGCGTGCCGGTGATCGCTGTGCCCACCAGCATCGGCTACGGGGCCTCATTCAACGGCCTGGCGGCGCTGCTGGGGATGTTGAACTCCTGCGCGTCCAACGTGAGCGTGGTCAACATTGATAACGGCTTCGGCGCAGGATATGTGGCCGCCATGATCAATCGCAGCTAG
- a CDS encoding UbiX family flavin prenyltransferase: MANPPLTGQTLTIAATGASGAIFTRALLLAAERDARVAAVNFIASDNALRVFAEELKIKGRAHLVQQLLGRKPAKIHQQNNDDIGANVASGSYPTDAMIILPCSMGTLAGIAHGMAANLIQRAADVCLKEKRPLLLCVRETPLNLIHIRNMAAAAETGATIYPLIPTLYNHPKNFDAMAHQFACRVLKFIGLPQKDAYVWGK; the protein is encoded by the coding sequence ATGGCAAATCCGCCACTCACCGGGCAGACCCTCACCATCGCCGCCACTGGCGCGAGCGGCGCGATCTTTACGCGCGCGCTGTTGCTGGCGGCGGAGCGGGACGCGCGCGTCGCGGCAGTCAACTTCATTGCGTCCGATAATGCTCTGCGGGTGTTTGCCGAAGAACTCAAGATCAAGGGGCGCGCCCACCTGGTGCAGCAGTTGCTCGGCAGGAAGCCGGCCAAGATTCATCAGCAGAACAACGACGACATCGGGGCCAACGTCGCCAGCGGATCCTATCCCACCGACGCCATGATCATCCTGCCGTGCAGCATGGGGACGCTCGCCGGGATCGCCCACGGCATGGCGGCCAACTTGATCCAGCGCGCGGCCGACGTTTGCCTGAAAGAAAAACGGCCGCTGCTGCTGTGCGTGCGCGAAACGCCGCTCAACCTGATCCATATCCGCAACATGGCAGCCGCGGCGGAAACCGGCGCGACGATTTATCCGCTGATCCCCACGTTGTACAACCATCCCAAGAATTTTGACGCCATGGCCCATCAGTTCGCGTGCCGCGTGCTCAAGTTTATCGGACTGCCGCAGAAAGATGCGTACGTGTGGGGAAAGTGA
- a CDS encoding NUDIX hydrolase, which produces MKREYPELPIVGAGAVIVDQGRVLLVKRGRPPLLGEWSLPGGVVEAGETLRQAVEREAKEETGLIVTAGEVLEVLDRIIRDAEGRAHYHYVLIDFLCRVTGGELCAGGDAAAVEWAREDELDKFNLEKPAIEVIRNAFTAEARRHGED; this is translated from the coding sequence ATCAAGCGCGAATATCCTGAGTTGCCCATCGTCGGCGCGGGCGCCGTCATCGTGGACCAAGGCCGCGTCCTGCTGGTCAAGCGCGGACGCCCGCCGCTGCTGGGCGAATGGTCGCTGCCCGGCGGCGTAGTGGAAGCCGGAGAAACCTTGCGCCAAGCCGTTGAGCGCGAGGCAAAAGAGGAAACCGGACTCATCGTCACCGCCGGCGAGGTGCTGGAAGTTCTGGACCGCATCATCCGCGACGCTGAAGGCCGCGCCCACTATCACTACGTGTTGATTGATTTTCTCTGCCGCGTGACCGGCGGCGAACTATGCGCCGGGGGCGACGCCGCCGCCGTGGAATGGGCGCGCGAAGACGAACTGGATAAGTTCAACCTGGAGAAGCCGGCAATCGAGGTAATCCGGAACGCCTTCACCGCGGAGGCACGGAGACACGGAGAAGACTAA
- a CDS encoding cupin domain-containing protein: MEYPSVRHLKLSDALNAIPSREGNLFAQMFRYGTLQVEIYTPRGVDTQEPHTRDELYVVVSGSGWFFNEGQRVQFTPGDVLFAAAGEAHRFEDFSSDLAVWVMFYGPEGGERER, encoded by the coding sequence ATGGAGTATCCATCCGTCAGGCATCTCAAACTCAGCGACGCGCTCAACGCCATTCCCAGCCGGGAAGGGAACCTGTTCGCCCAGATGTTTCGCTACGGCACCCTGCAAGTGGAGATCTACACTCCCCGCGGCGTGGACACCCAGGAACCCCACACGCGCGACGAACTCTATGTTGTGGTTTCCGGCAGCGGCTGGTTTTTCAACGAAGGCCAGCGCGTGCAGTTCACTCCTGGCGACGTGCTCTTTGCCGCCGCCGGTGAAGCCCATCGCTTTGAAGATTTCTCCAGCGACTTGGCGGTCTGGGTCATGTTCTACGGGCCAGAAGGCGGAGAACGTGAAAGATAG
- a CDS encoding nitroreductase family protein: MTRVAGEKLLSQVVQERRATPSFEAVPIHSADLEKIIRAGLAAPSAYNLQPWRFVVVRDREQKKKLRQAAFGQKKVEEASAVIVACGDPEGWKNGDLEESLRLGREHGYGDDAKRDKDRASVQRFLGGNPGTSGGLAPSVDLWVNRHVMIAFTTMMWTAETLGYDTAPMEGFEEDKVKALLKIPARIRVVAFLAIGHRNGADKGFAGRFEPARTVFADEWGKSLDF; this comes from the coding sequence ATGACCAGGGTCGCGGGAGAAAAATTGCTCAGTCAAGTGGTCCAGGAACGCCGCGCCACGCCAAGCTTTGAAGCAGTCCCCATTCACAGCGCCGACCTGGAGAAGATCATTCGCGCCGGACTGGCCGCGCCCAGCGCTTACAATCTGCAGCCCTGGCGATTCGTGGTGGTGCGCGATCGCGAACAGAAAAAGAAATTGCGCCAGGCGGCGTTTGGCCAGAAGAAAGTGGAGGAAGCCAGCGCGGTGATCGTCGCCTGCGGCGATCCCGAAGGCTGGAAGAATGGCGACCTGGAAGAATCCTTGCGCCTGGGACGTGAGCACGGCTATGGCGACGACGCCAAGCGCGACAAAGACCGCGCGTCGGTGCAGAGATTTTTGGGCGGGAATCCGGGTACGTCCGGCGGGCTGGCCCCCAGCGTGGACCTGTGGGTGAACCGCCATGTGATGATCGCCTTCACCACCATGATGTGGACGGCGGAAACGCTGGGCTACGACACCGCTCCCATGGAAGGTTTTGAAGAAGACAAGGTCAAGGCCCTGTTGAAGATTCCCGCTCGCATTCGCGTGGTGGCGTTTCTGGCCATTGGCCACAGAAACGGTGCGGACAAAGGTTTTGCCGGCCGCTTTGAACCCGCGCGGACCGTCTTCGCCGACGAGTGGGGCAAGAGCCTGGACTTTTAG
- a CDS encoding DMT family transporter has translation MSLAAVVLAGYYRRDLAKVDRPAILAGCVVGMFLFLGYALQTTGLQHTTPSKSAFLTGVSTVLVPLLLVTFWRARIHPWRVVGIALALCGLFLMTVPGGRQGLADFAHVNFGDVLTIGCAFGFAFQIIFLGRSTQRFPFEQMAVLQIAVAALLMSVASPFLERPHIHFSPTVLYAILITGVLGTAVAFTVQAWAQQFTPATHTALIFTLEPVFAWVTSYLYLKERLGLRGGAGALLILSGVLVSELLGAVSRPDVAVPDPERGPEPANGPGGAGLGG, from the coding sequence ATGTCGCTGGCGGCGGTGGTGCTGGCCGGGTATTACCGGCGCGACCTGGCCAAGGTGGACCGCCCGGCCATTCTTGCCGGCTGCGTCGTCGGCATGTTCCTTTTTCTGGGTTACGCACTGCAGACCACTGGGTTGCAACACACAACACCTTCCAAGTCGGCATTTCTGACCGGCGTTTCCACGGTGCTGGTGCCGTTGCTGCTGGTCACATTCTGGCGGGCGAGGATTCATCCGTGGCGCGTGGTGGGAATTGCGCTGGCGCTGTGCGGACTCTTCCTGATGACCGTCCCCGGCGGGCGCCAGGGACTGGCCGACTTTGCCCACGTGAATTTCGGCGACGTGCTGACCATCGGCTGCGCGTTCGGCTTCGCTTTCCAGATCATCTTTCTGGGACGCTCAACCCAGCGTTTCCCTTTCGAGCAGATGGCGGTTTTGCAGATCGCTGTGGCTGCGCTGCTGATGAGCGTGGCGTCCCCGTTTTTGGAGCGGCCGCACATTCACTTTTCGCCGACGGTGCTGTACGCCATCCTCATTACCGGAGTTCTGGGTACGGCCGTGGCGTTTACCGTACAAGCTTGGGCGCAGCAATTCACGCCGGCCACCCATACCGCACTGATTTTCACTTTGGAGCCGGTGTTTGCCTGGGTCACGTCCTATCTCTATCTAAAAGAACGACTTGGGCTTCGCGGCGGGGCCGGGGCGCTGCTGATTCTCAGTGGTGTTCTGGTGTCTGAACTGCTGGGCGCGGTTTCCCGTCCAGACGTCGCCGTTCCTGATCCGGAACGGGGCCCGGAGCCCGCGAACGGCCCCGGCGGCGCTGGCCTGGGCGGATAA
- a CDS encoding Do family serine endopeptidase: MNSRFAALIARMKNQQALSTLVVLLTLTVGILIGTVLSRGGVKGYSSKAGTAFMPMQSPQQLSNTFGQVAKQIEPAVVNISTESNPRPRRRARGNNRSQDGNDPFQDFFDRFFGGGQGGGNGSSDDDQNPFVSPDGPGSRQRSLGSGVILDSDGYIITNLHVVDKADRIRVKLMDDPPGVLHDAKVIGSDTETDLAVIKIDPPKDKPLAKASLGNSDAMGVGDWVLAVGSPFDLEETVTAGIVSAKGRNLRGGRQFQSFIQTDAAINPGNSGGPLVNMAGEVIGINTAIYTQGYGYQGVGFALPSNVVNNVYHQLKEGKEHRVERGSIGVVFNQATPALARMYGAKGVTISGVTAGGPAEKAGLQPEDTITQVDGKPVKSGDELVGVISAIKPGTKIAVDYVRNGQEKHANVGVADRAKLFIDSADAAQDVSAEEPKPVSSKLGVTVHSLSDEQAEQMGVTSTRGVMVTEVKPDSFADDIGLRQGMVVLKVNRQSVSNEEEFKKITSQLKSGQDVVFFVRLPRNAGGGNIFVSGTLP; encoded by the coding sequence ATGAATTCTCGTTTTGCCGCTTTGATTGCCCGGATGAAGAACCAGCAGGCGCTTTCCACATTGGTAGTTCTGCTGACGTTGACTGTGGGAATCCTGATTGGGACCGTGCTGAGCCGGGGCGGCGTAAAGGGATACTCTTCCAAAGCAGGGACGGCATTCATGCCGATGCAGTCCCCGCAGCAGTTGAGCAACACCTTTGGCCAGGTGGCCAAGCAGATTGAACCGGCGGTGGTGAACATCAGCACGGAATCCAATCCCCGGCCGCGGCGCCGCGCGCGCGGCAACAACCGCAGCCAGGACGGCAACGATCCTTTCCAGGATTTTTTTGACCGCTTTTTCGGCGGCGGCCAAGGCGGCGGCAACGGCAGCAGCGACGATGATCAGAATCCCTTTGTCTCTCCTGACGGTCCCGGCAGCCGCCAGCGATCGCTGGGCTCGGGCGTGATCCTGGACAGCGACGGCTACATCATCACCAACTTGCACGTGGTGGACAAAGCCGACCGCATCCGCGTCAAGCTGATGGACGATCCGCCGGGCGTACTGCATGACGCTAAAGTCATCGGCTCCGACACCGAGACCGATCTGGCGGTCATCAAGATTGATCCTCCCAAGGACAAGCCGCTGGCCAAAGCCAGCCTGGGCAACTCTGACGCCATGGGCGTGGGCGATTGGGTGCTGGCCGTGGGCAGCCCCTTTGATCTGGAGGAAACCGTGACCGCGGGCATCGTCTCCGCCAAAGGACGCAACTTGCGCGGCGGACGCCAATTCCAGTCGTTTATACAGACGGACGCTGCCATCAATCCCGGCAATTCCGGCGGACCGCTGGTGAACATGGCCGGCGAAGTCATCGGCATTAACACCGCCATTTACACCCAAGGTTATGGCTACCAGGGCGTGGGCTTTGCTCTGCCTTCCAACGTGGTCAATAACGTCTATCACCAGTTGAAAGAAGGCAAGGAACACCGCGTGGAGCGCGGTTCCATCGGCGTGGTGTTCAACCAGGCCACTCCGGCGCTGGCGCGGATGTACGGCGCCAAAGGCGTCACCATCTCCGGCGTCACTGCTGGAGGCCCCGCGGAGAAAGCCGGCCTGCAACCGGAAGACACCATCACGCAAGTTGACGGTAAGCCGGTCAAGTCCGGCGACGAGCTGGTGGGTGTGATTTCCGCCATCAAGCCAGGCACCAAGATCGCCGTGGATTACGTCCGCAACGGCCAGGAAAAACACGCCAACGTTGGCGTGGCTGACCGCGCCAAGCTGTTCATTGACAGCGCGGATGCCGCGCAAGACGTCTCCGCTGAAGAGCCTAAGCCGGTTTCCTCCAAGCTGGGTGTGACCGTCCATTCGCTCAGCGACGAGCAAGCCGAGCAAATGGGGGTGACTTCGACTCGCGGGGTCATGGTCACGGAGGTCAAGCCTGACTCCTTTGCCGACGACATTGGCCTGCGGCAAGGTATGGTCGTCCTGAAGGTCAACCGCCAGTCGGTGAGTAACGAAGAAGAGTTCAAGAAAATCACTTCGCAGCTCAAAAGCGGGCAGGATGTGGTCTTCTTCGTACGCCTGCCACGCAACGCGGGTGGCGGTAACATCTTTGTTTCCGGTACTCTTCCGTAA
- a CDS encoding peptidoglycan-binding protein, producing the protein MAGVSQAQTAAPKAAASPSASKPASTKGKTGSRKKGKGSRRGAWKRKGQQAIKPERVTEIQEALIREKYLTGEPSGKWDARTQAAMTRYQADNGWQSKVTPDSRALIKLGLGPNYSQAQLLNTPTKSGAVAANTSGESGSSGAPKR; encoded by the coding sequence CTGGCCGGCGTCAGCCAAGCCCAGACGGCGGCTCCCAAAGCTGCGGCCAGTCCGTCGGCGAGCAAACCGGCGTCCACGAAGGGAAAGACAGGCTCGCGCAAAAAGGGCAAAGGCTCCCGCCGCGGCGCCTGGAAACGCAAAGGACAACAGGCGATCAAGCCGGAACGCGTGACTGAAATCCAGGAAGCCCTCATCCGCGAGAAATACTTGACCGGCGAACCCAGCGGCAAATGGGACGCGCGCACCCAAGCCGCCATGACCCGCTATCAAGCCGACAACGGATGGCAATCCAAAGTCACCCCCGATTCCCGCGCCCTGATCAAACTGGGCCTGGGGCCGAATTACTCCCAGGCACAACTGCTCAATACTCCCACCAAGAGCGGGGCCGTCGCGGCGAACACCAGCGGTGAATCTGGCTCCAGCGGGGCACCAAAACGCTGA
- a CDS encoding acyl-CoA thioesterase — MRFYEYRHCVCFEETNIVGNVYYAHYVRWQGRCREMFIRDHVPQLTQEFAQGLTLATTRVSCSYYQELSAFDEVLIRMSAAAMSPGRLTMLFQFFRVLADGGETLVAEGEQEVACVQRSGVHLQPAPLPSALCHAVKKYITPKEPAASN, encoded by the coding sequence ATGCGTTTCTACGAATACCGGCACTGTGTTTGCTTTGAAGAAACCAATATAGTCGGCAACGTCTATTATGCGCATTACGTGCGCTGGCAGGGCCGTTGTCGGGAAATGTTTATACGCGATCACGTGCCCCAGTTGACTCAAGAGTTTGCCCAAGGCCTAACCCTGGCCACCACTCGCGTTTCCTGCTCTTATTACCAGGAGCTTTCGGCCTTTGATGAGGTTTTGATCCGCATGAGCGCAGCGGCCATGAGCCCCGGTCGCCTCACCATGTTGTTCCAATTCTTCCGTGTCCTGGCCGACGGCGGGGAGACCCTGGTAGCAGAAGGTGAGCAAGAGGTAGCGTGTGTTCAACGATCGGGTGTGCATCTGCAGCCCGCCCCCCTCCCCTCCGCCCTGTGCCATGCGGTGAAGAAGTACATTACCCCGAAAGAGCCAGCCGCAAGCAATTGA